Proteins encoded within one genomic window of Legionella sp. PC997:
- a CDS encoding 6-carboxytetrahydropterin synthase: protein MLRKNFIAQHFLIGKDFGAENERHSHHYSFELEIEDTKLDQYNFLIDIVEVKARIDQLISYFQDKTLNELPEFKNQNPSLELFSKILWQKFNHHFELPTSSQITVRLWEDEIAQASYREAKCA from the coding sequence ATGTTACGAAAAAATTTCATTGCCCAACATTTTTTAATCGGGAAAGATTTTGGGGCAGAAAATGAGAGACATTCTCACCATTATAGTTTCGAACTCGAAATTGAGGATACAAAACTGGATCAATACAATTTCCTGATTGATATTGTTGAAGTAAAAGCACGTATTGACCAATTAATATCCTATTTCCAGGATAAAACATTAAATGAGCTCCCTGAGTTTAAGAATCAAAATCCGAGTCTTGAATTGTTTTCTAAAATTCTCTGGCAAAAATTTAATCATCATTTTGAACTCCCAACGAGCAGCCAAATTACGGTGCGATTATGGGAAGATGAGATTGCTCAAGCCAGCTATCGAGAAGCAAAATGCGCGTAG
- a CDS encoding glycosyltransferase family 4 protein, with translation MRVGLIVYGSLNTTTGGYIYDHKLVEYLRAQGVIVKVFSQQPKGFWGLLSNNFSKKLLNEVIEFSPDVLLEDEMNFSSLFILNNKLKQIRDFPIISIVHLLQANALHHFWTKWITKKIERLYLKSVDGFIFNSISTEQSIYKIIGAHQNSLIAYPGKDRLQLDIKKNNIKFKCQNNKFMIIFVGNLLYNKGLHLLLQALSEIDHDLWQLSIVGDFNFDFKYTQKIFTMIRTLKLEANIKIHGLLDIEHLKKELLSQHVLIVPSYFESYGIVYTEAMGAGIPVIASNTGGVPEIVHDRINGFLIEPGDSTMLRDYIIKLIKDRDMLMEMSISSLSTYENFPSWNETMANVYAFLNQNKNQVSSIKK, from the coding sequence ATGCGCGTAGGATTAATTGTATATGGGTCCCTAAATACCACTACGGGTGGCTATATTTATGACCATAAGTTAGTTGAATATCTACGTGCACAAGGAGTAATCGTTAAGGTTTTCTCCCAACAGCCAAAAGGTTTTTGGGGATTACTTAGCAATAATTTTTCAAAAAAACTCCTCAACGAAGTGATTGAGTTTTCTCCTGATGTTCTTCTAGAAGATGAAATGAATTTTAGTTCATTATTTATTTTGAATAACAAGCTAAAACAAATAAGGGATTTTCCGATTATAAGTATTGTGCATTTGTTACAAGCGAATGCATTACACCATTTTTGGACAAAATGGATAACCAAAAAAATCGAGCGTCTATACCTTAAGTCAGTCGATGGTTTTATTTTCAATAGTATTTCTACAGAACAATCCATCTACAAAATTATTGGAGCCCATCAAAATTCATTGATTGCTTACCCTGGTAAAGATCGACTGCAATTGGATATTAAAAAAAATAACATTAAATTTAAGTGTCAAAATAACAAATTCATGATTATTTTTGTTGGCAATTTATTATATAACAAGGGGCTGCATCTACTCCTTCAGGCCTTATCCGAAATAGATCACGACTTATGGCAATTATCCATCGTTGGTGATTTTAATTTTGATTTTAAGTATACCCAAAAAATCTTCACGATGATTCGCACCTTAAAACTAGAAGCAAATATCAAAATTCATGGCTTACTGGATATTGAACACTTGAAAAAGGAACTGCTCTCACAGCATGTATTGATTGTTCCTTCCTATTTTGAGAGTTATGGAATTGTTTATACCGAAGCAATGGGAGCAGGTATCCCCGTTATCGCAAGTAACACTGGAGGGGTTCCGGAAATTGTCCATGATAGGATTAATGGATTCTTGATCGAACCCGGAGATAGCACTATGCTTCGAGATTACATTATCAAATTAATTAAAGATCGAGACATGTTAATGGAAATGAGTATTTCTTCTCTTTCCACCTACGAGAACTTTCCTTCATGGAATGAAACCATGGCTAATGTGTATGCCTTTTTAAATCAAAATAAAAATCAAGTAAGTTCCATCAAAAAATGA